In Lemur catta isolate mLemCat1 chromosome 1, mLemCat1.pri, whole genome shotgun sequence, one DNA window encodes the following:
- the TRIR gene encoding telomerase RNA component interacting RNase isoform X1: protein MAARGRRAEPPGREAPGPAGGGGGGGGSRWAESGPGTSPESGDEEVSGAGSSPVSGAGSSPVSGGVNLFANDGSFLELFKRKMEEEQRQRQEEPPPGPQRPVQSASAAAGPGDPKRKGGPGPTLSFVGKRRGGNKLALKTGIVAKKQKTEDEVLTSKGDAWAKYMAEVKKYKAHQCGDDDKTRPLVK from the exons ATGGCTGCCCGAGGGAGACGGGCGGAGCCTCCGGGCCGGGAGGCGCCGGGCCCCGCGGgcggtggtggtggcggtggcggGAGCCGATGGGCTGAGTCTGGGCCAGGGACGTCGCCCGAGAGCGGGGACGAGGAGGTGTCGGGCGCGGGTTCGAGCCCGGTGTCGGGCGCGGGTTCGAGCCCGGTGTCGGGCGGCGTGAACTTGTTCGCTAACGACGGCAGCTTCCTGGAGCTTTTCAAGCGGAAGATGGAGGAGGAGCAGCGGCAGCGGCAGGAAGAGCCGCCCCCGGGCCCGCAGCGACCGGTCCAGTCGGCCTCCGCCGCCGCGGGCCCCGGGGATCCGAAGAGGAAGGGCGGCCCGGGCCCCACACTTAGCTTC GTGGGCAAACGCAGAGGCGGGAACAAACTAGCCCTCAAGACGGGAATAGTAGCCAAGAAGCAGAAGACGGAGGATGAG gTATTAACAAGTAAAGGTGATGCTTGGGCCAAGTACATGGCAGAAGTGAAAAAGTACAAAGCCCACCAGTGCGGTGACGATGATAAAACTCGGCCCCTGGTGAAAtga
- the TRIR gene encoding telomerase RNA component interacting RNase isoform X2: MAARGRRAEPPGREAPGPAGGGGGGGGSRWAESGPGTSPESGDEEVSGAGSSPVSGAGSSPVSGGVNLFANDGSFLELFKRKMEEEQRQRQEEPPPGPQRPVQSASAAAGPGDPKRKGGGQTQRREQTSPQDGNSSQEAEDGG, encoded by the exons ATGGCTGCCCGAGGGAGACGGGCGGAGCCTCCGGGCCGGGAGGCGCCGGGCCCCGCGGgcggtggtggtggcggtggcggGAGCCGATGGGCTGAGTCTGGGCCAGGGACGTCGCCCGAGAGCGGGGACGAGGAGGTGTCGGGCGCGGGTTCGAGCCCGGTGTCGGGCGCGGGTTCGAGCCCGGTGTCGGGCGGCGTGAACTTGTTCGCTAACGACGGCAGCTTCCTGGAGCTTTTCAAGCGGAAGATGGAGGAGGAGCAGCGGCAGCGGCAGGAAGAGCCGCCCCCGGGCCCGCAGCGACCGGTCCAGTCGGCCTCCGCCGCCGCGGGCCCCGGGGATCCGAAGAGGAAGGGCG GTGGGCAAACGCAGAGGCGGGAACAAACTAGCCCTCAAGACGGGAATAGTAGCCAAGAAGCAGAAGACGGAGGATGA